In Erpetoichthys calabaricus chromosome 4, fErpCal1.3, whole genome shotgun sequence, one genomic interval encodes:
- the si:dkey-163f14.6 gene encoding uncharacterized protein si:dkey-163f14.6 has translation MSLLQVVFCMLLISGVLVNYGLVNGGCLTIKHVPNGRMFFRYGGLYAIFTCNHGFKVHGYHTSSCVAGRWTRAPPICVAAGCPDIGSILHGSRTLNHDSSLIFFACDKGYRLSGPSLLYCNGPTWNGSKPVCKESDMTISEKYKHLLRSRFLPGLNTPSGWKQFLRFPFGNVANSANKDIFLKQDLIPEPISKRIQQKVIESDPAPGGEPVRDREENPYLDKALHSRDNKNDNHHKMQSRFLQISPESITEFSSPTRKPDTNVSMTTTSDVLMESNIQSSDTKMSSLPTYTPATSSNDLYPKSSPTDVYSRLRSFNTAESTLSFFSSFSENKTLVTNLTEEHPRLSDTSKSAGPTALHRDHILGITIPDHFRTAGYTIKTETNSSTPHNNFSSDDGELTFLTAPKDNQTKTIHGLTFHDTINALPGSLPGVADNPAIAQNNFVEIELQQVPLSPSRRRPVCPYPPLPAHGTFYFHTMADASPQQYKYYIQYSCYTGHKLTDGDVYSFCLPNGTWSGVTPTCLDRDECSENNGGCQHNCSNTLGSYQCYCQPGFQLELDQRSCTGK, from the exons ATGAGTCTGTTGCAAGTTGTTTTTTGCATGCTGCTTATTTCTGGAGTTCTTGTAAATTATG GTCTTGTGAATGGAGGCTGTCTTACAATCAAGCACGTACCAAATGGACGCATGTTCTTTCGGTATGGGGGACTGTATGCAATCTTTACATGCAATCATGGCTTTAAAGTTCATGGATATCACACCAGCAGTTGTGTTGCTGGTCGATGGACCAGGGCACCCCCTATTTGTGTAG CTGCTGGTTGCCCAGACATTGGAAGCATCCTTCATGGAAGTCGGACTTTGAATCACGACAGCTCGTTGATCTTCTTTGCATGTGATAAAGGTTATCGACTCTCAGGACCCTCACTTCTTTACTGCAATGGCCCAACATGGAATGGCTCCAAGCCAGTATGCAAAG AGTCTGACATGACAATTTCTGAAAAATACAAGCATCTTCTAAGATCCAGATTTCTCCCAGGCCTGAACACCCCATCTGGATGGAAACAATTCCTTCGATTTCCATTTGGGAATGTTGCCAACTCTGCCAATAAAGACATTTTCCTTAAGCAGGACTTAATTCCAGAGCCTATTTCAAAGAGAATCCAACAAAAAGTGATTGAGAGTGATCCAGCTCCTGGTGGAGAGCCTGTCCGTGATCGAGAGGAGAATCCATATCTAGACAAAGCTCTTCATTCAAGGGACAACAAAAATGACAACCATCACAAAATGCAAAGCAGATTCCTGCAGATCAGTCCAGAATCCATCACTGAATTTTCTTCACCAACTAGAAAGCCTGACACCAATGTTTCAATGACAACAACATCAGATGTACTTATGGAAAGTAACATTCAGTCTTCAGATACCAAAATGTCTTCATTACCTACATACACTCCAGCAACATCCAGCAATGATTTATACCCCAAATCTTCACCCACTGATGTTTATTCCAGACTAAGGTCATTCAACACAGCTGAATCCACACTCTCCTTTTttagttcattttctgaaaacaaaacattGGTAACTAATCTCACAGAAGAACATCCTCGTTTATCAGACACCAGTAAATCAGCAGGCCCTACTGCATTACACAGGGACCATATACTAGGGATCACTATTCCAGACCATTTTCGCACAGCAGGTTACACAATTAAAACTGAGACAAACAGCTCTACACCCCATAATAACTTCTCTTCGGATGATGGAGAATTAACATTTCTAACTGCACCAAAAGATAACCAAACAAAGACTATTCATGGTTTGACATTCCATGATACAATAAATGCTTTACCAGGAAGTCTTCCAGGTGTTGCTGACAATCCTGCTATTGCACAAAACAATTTTGTGGAAATTGAACTTCAGCAAGTACCGCTGTCTCCATCTAGAAGAAGGCCAGTGTGTCCTTATCCTCCGTTGCCAGCTCATGGCACATTCTACTTCCACACTATGGCTGATGCATCACCACAGCAGTACAAATACTACATACAGTATTCATGTTACACCGGACACAAACTCACGGATGGTGACGTCTACAGCTTCTGTTTACCAAATGGGACCTGGAGTGGAGTTACACCTACGTGCTTAG